The Pseudosulfitobacter pseudonitzschiae nucleotide sequence CCGAACCAGTTTTTACTGGTTCTTCAAGGATCGAAAGGCGTTGCTGGACGCTCTTCTTGAAGATTGGGAGGCCAAGAATACTGGCGCCTTTGTCGGCGCATGCGAGGCCTATGCCGAGACAATCACAGAGGCGATCTTAAACCTGATCGTGGTCTTTCACGACGGGGATCTATTCGAGCCGCAACTGGACTTCGCAGTGCGCGGGTGGGCCCGTCAGTCGGATGCTGTAATGGTTCGGGTCAATGCTGCAGATGAACGCCGCCTAGCCGTTATCCGCGCAATGTTCGAGCGATTCGGTTATGCCCCGCATGAAGCGGATGTCAGGGCGCGAACCGTCTACCTGACCCAGATCGGCTATATCTCCATGCAGGTGAACGAAGAGCCGGCAATCCGCATGGCGCGGGTTCCGGGATACGTTCAAACCTTTTCCGGGAAAGCGCCCACCGACAGCGAGCTGGCCCGGTTCCATGCCCGGCTGAAATTCGACCCGATGGAACTGACCGACACCTGACAGCGCCTTTCCGGCCCTGATGTCATCTACGGGTTGACCCACGGCAAACGTGGCGCCCGCGTCGAGAAGCATCGTGTCGATGCTGGATTTCTGGCCTACAAGCTATGGCACGATGCAGTATGGGTCGGAACCTGGCTAATGCGGTTTAGCCTCGCGGCATCTCTCGATGGCGGCAGGCCGAATTGCCGGGCGTACTCGCGACTAAACTGCGAGGGGCTTTCATAGCCCACCCCAAAGGCGACCGAGGTGGTACTGGCTTCTCCCGCAATCAGAAGCGCCCGTGCGTGCAGCAGCCGCACATGCTTCTGGTACTGGAGCGGGGAAAGGGCCGTCACTGCCTTGAAATGACGGTGAAACGCGGACACGCTGAGCGCCGCCATCTCCGCTAATGTCTCGACGCGCATGGGTTCGGCAAAGTTCTTTCTGATCCACTGAATGGCAACATAGATGCGTGCCAAGGCTGTGTCAGGCGTCGCGATGTCCCGCAGCATCCAGCCCATTGGCCCTTGCAGGACGCGAAACAGGATCTCGCGCTCGTAGGCTGGGGCGAGGGCCGCGATCTCGTCGGGGCGCTCCATCAAGCGCAGCATGCGAAGCCAGGTATCCAGCAACTCCGGCGTGACCGGCGCAACCGAGAAACCCGGATCGTAGAGAGCACCCCCGGCAGGTTTGGGCAGATCGGCCAGCAGGTCCGCGACACTTGCAGGCGTCAGCGTCAGGCTGATCGCCAGATAGGGCTTCCCCGTCGAGGACGGATGAATTGAGCCGATTGCGGGCAAGTCGACAGACATGACGAAGTAGGTCGCAGGGTCATAGCGCAAGGTTTGGTCGCCGACCGTCATGGTCTTGGATCCGTTCAGAATAAGGTTCACCATCGGGTCGTAGACCGCGGCAAGCTGGTGATCCGGAATCGCGCCCTGCACCATGGCGACGCGCGGGATACCCGTTTCGGTCCGGCGGTTCTCGGCCCGCGCGGCGAGATATCTGAGTTCTTGAAGCTGCGTTTCCATGAACGCACTTCTGCCACCAGTCCGGCAAGACCTCAACGTGAAAGTAGGAATAGGCAAGTTTTGGGGGGGATCGGGTGAGCAGGTGCATCGCTCGGCGGCTATCTCATTCTCATATGATCGAAGGAACATCGAAATGAGCATCGTTATCATCACCGGCGGAAGTCGCGGCCTCGGGGCCAGCACCGCTATCCAATGTGCCAATCGCGGCATGGGGGTCATCCTGACCTACAACAACAATTCGGACGCCGCCCAAAGGGTCGTCGCGACAATCGAGGCATCGGGCGGCAAGGCTGTCGCCCTGAAGCTCGATGTGGCCGACAGCGCCAGCTTTGCGGATTTCCGCGACGCCGTGTCTGATCGCTTGGCTGAAAAGTGGAAAACCGAAAGGTTCGATGCCCTCGTCAACAACGCGGGATATGGGACCTACGAACCGATGGAGACTGTCACCGAAGAGGCGTTCGACGGCCTGTTCCGGGTTCACCTGAAGGGGCCTTTTTTTCTGACGCAGGTGCTGCTTCCGCTGATGGCTGACGGGGGCCACATCGTGAACCTGACAAGCGCGACCAGCCGCGTGGCCACTGGCGGCGTCGCACCCTATGCCGCGTTCAAGGGCGGGCTGGAGGTGCTGACCCGTTACATGGCCAAGGAGTTCGGGGCGCGCGGCATCCGCGCCAACTCTGTCGCGCCAGGGCCGATCCGCACGGAACTTGGTGGCGGGTTGAACGACGCATTCGAAACCCTGCTTGCCGGACAGACCGCGCTCGGCCGCGTAGGCGAGCCGGACGACGTCGGCTGCATGGTCGCAGGGCTACTTTCGGACGACAATCGCTGGGTCAACGCCCAGAACATCGAAATCGGCGGCGGCTACATCATCTGAGGAGATCTCCATGCTCGACCACATCTTTCTGACTGTCAGCGATACCGCACGCTCAACTTCTTTTTATGAGCGGGTCCTGCCAGTCCTCGGAATCACCGTCCGCCACGATTACGATGGCAGCGAGGGCCCGGCTGGGCATCCCGACCTTAAGGGCTTCGGCGCAGGTGGCAAAGTTTTCTTCTGGCTGCGGCAGGGCTCCCCTGCACCCGGCGCAGTGCATGTCGGCTTTGCCGCCACCTCCGAAGCCATGGTGCGCGCGGCCCACGCCGAGGCGCTCGCTGCAGGGGCGGCTGAAATCCATACTCCTGGCCCACAACTCCACTACGATCCGCGCTACTACGCGGCGCAAGTGCGCGACCCAGACGGCTACAGCCTCGAGTTCGTCTACAAGAGCTGGCAGCATGAGGATTAATGCGATGAAATCCGGGATGCAGGAGACTGCCACCGCATTGATCGCGGCCACCAATGCCTTCGACGTGGATACGGCCCTGGCGCTGTTCGCCATCGATACGATGATCGACGATCCGTCGACAGGCCACAGGTTCGAGGGCCGCGCAGGCGTTCGTGACTACGTTGAACGATTTTTCGTCGGATATCACACTGTAACCCGCATCCTCTCTCTCGAAGAGATGGGCGCGAACCGTGCCCGGCTGCGTGTCGATTTCACGGGGGGTTTCGGCCACGAGATCGGGCACCTCGACCTGACGATCGACGCCGCCGGGCTGATCACGCGCATAGATGCAGACCTCGAATAGACCCTAGGAAACCATAATGACCAACCTCATGATCTACGGAGCCGCCGGCTATACTGGCGCCATGGTGGCAGAGCATGCCGCCTCGTCGGGCCACGGCCTTTTGCTTGCTGGACGTGAAAAAGACCGAATGAGGCTTCAAGCGCTGGCCGAGCGTTACGGTGCGGACATCAGGCTGTTCTCGCTGGACGATCCGGATGCCGTCGCGGCGGGCCTCGATGGCGTTTCAGTGGTGCTGAATGCCGCTGGGCCCTTCGGTAATACGGCCAAGCCCCTTATGTCGGCCGCGATCAGCGCCGGAGTACATTACCTCGATTTTTCGGCCGAACTCGACACATATCGCGAAGCTTTGGCGCTTGATAATACCGCCCGAGAAGCCGATGTCATGCTCCTGCCGGGCAGCGGCGGAAGCGTCGCCATGCTGGGAAGCCTCGCGGGACATGCCGTTGCGCGGGTCACGGCTCCACAGAAGATCAGCATCGCGCTGCATGTAGCAGGATCAATGTCGAGAGGTTCGGCGATCAGTGCAAGTCAGGGCATCGCACCGGCAACATTGCATCTTGTTCAGGGTGAATTTGTCAAACGCAGCCCGGAAGATGTGCGCGAGTTTGATTTCGGCTCCGGGCCGCTGTCATCCTTTCCGGTGACGCTGCCCGACCTGCTGACCATCCACCATGCGACCAGCGTGCCCGACGTTGAAACTTTCGTCCACGTCACAGCCGGCTCATTTCCGACAGGCGAGGTGCAGGATCTGCCCGTGGGGCCCAGTGTCGAGGAGCGTATAGAGAGCCGGTATCATGCGTCGGTCGAAGTCATCGCCGCGGACGGCACGGTGGTGCGCTCGGCGCTCGATACGGTGAACAGATACACCTTCACAGCATTGGCAGCAGCGGAAGCGGCCCGGCGTGTACTTGAAGGTGAGGTTCGGGTCGGCTTCCAGACACCCAGCGGGCTGTTCGGTCATGGCTTTGCCGTGACCATCGCCGATACGCGGATCGTGGATGTCGAATAGCGGCGTCAACCGGCATGGCGGAGCAAACCTTGTCTTTAAGGCCGCCCCGTCGCATTTGTATCATCATCTCCGATGTTATTCCGTCTGACAGACGGCCTCGATATTGTTGCCATCAGGGTCCAGCACATAAGCTGCGTAATATCGTGCGTGGTAGCGTTCGCGAATGCCCGGCCCGCCATTCTCTGTACCGCCATTGGCGAGCGCCGCGACATGAAATGCCCGCACCCCATCATGGGTGTCTGCGGTCAGGGCGACATGGATCGGGCACCTCGCTTCCTTCTGCTCATGAACCCAAAGGCTGGGGTAGCCATTCCTGCCAAACCCGTGTCTTGCGCCGCCATGTGCGGTGCGCGTCGGCTCAATGCTGCGGACCAGCGAAAGACCTAGTGGCTTCAGAACAGCTTCATAGAAGTGCCGCGACCGCTCTGCGTCAGCGACGGGGAACTCCACGTGGTTGATGATGTTCTTGGACATGGTCGGCACCCCTTTCAGGTCTGTGAAGCGCCACCATCGGCGAACATCTCGATACCGTTGACGTAGCTGGCGGCATCGCTGGCAAGGAAGGCGGCCACTTCCGCGATTTCCTCGGGCTCCCCAATGCGGCCTATCGGGCTCTTTTCTGTGAGAAAGGCAAGAGCCTCTGCCGCGTGCTCGCCAAAGGCATTACGCAACGACTGCGTATTCGTCGGGCCTGGGCTGACGATGTTGATACGGATGCCAGTGCCCTTGAGGTCACTGACCCAGCTTCTCATCAGGTTGCGTACGGCCGCCTTGGTGGCGCCATAGATGCTCATGGTAGGGCCGGGGTCGATCGAGGATGTCGAACCGACGATGACGATGGAAGCTCCCGCCTTCATCAGCGGCAGTGCGCCCTGCACGGTGAAGACGATCCCTTTCACGTTTGTGTTGAACTGCCGATCGTAGTCTGCCTCGGTGATCTTTCCGAGTGGGGCGTGCAGTCCAAGTCCGGCATTGGCGACGAGGGTATGGATCTGACCGAAGCTGTTGCCAATCTCGGCGTACAATGCCTCCAGGCTGGCGGGGCTGGAAACATCGGCGGTGAGGCCTGCCGCATCACCGTCCAGTTCCTGTACGGCGCGATCAAGTGCATCCTTTTGGCGCCCCGTGATGATGACGCGCATGCCCTGCGTCGCCAGCCTGCGGGCAATGGCAAAGCCAATTCCACTGCTTCCGCCTGTTACGACGGCAATCTTTCTGTCTGTTCTGCTCACGGGGTTATTCCTTGTATGTATCCCCTATAATAGTGACCACTACAAGCAAAGATCAAGGGGCCTTGAGCAATACTGTAGCGATTGCTATTGAGGCGTCAGATAAGAGGAAACAATGCCGGACACTAGGAGGCAGCGCCGTCCCAGGCGGGAGTTTGATCGCGACGCGGGCGTTGCGAAAGCCCAGGCATTGTTTCACGCCCGGGGCTACGATGGCGTCGGCGTCGCAGCCCTGACCGAGGCCCTGGATATCAACCCACCCAGTCTCTACACCGCTTATGGCAGTAAGCTGGGGCTCTTCGAGCGCGCCATGGAGCGCTACGTCAGCGAACAGGCTCTCCCGCTCGGGGATGTCTTTCGTGAAGGCAGACCGCTGGGCGAGGCCATCGCGCAACTCTTCGCCGCAGCCGCAGATCAGTACAGTCGGAATTCGGCCTGTCCAGGCTGCTTGGTCACAGAAGGCGCGCGGGCAGCAGACCCGGATGCGCGGGCGGCCGCCCTGAAGGTTGCGCAGCAGATGACACAGGCTATCAATGCCGCGATCGCACTACGCTCCCCAGATATGGCGGACAGGCTGACCGATTTTGTTGTGACCACCTTGCGCGGTTTTTCGGCCGCGGCTTATGCGGGCCTTGCACCCGAGAGGCTGAAGCGCGTCGCAGAGCTCTCGGGTGAGCTGCTAATCAAAGAATTGGACAGAGCTTGACTGGAAGGTTGGGCAACCGCGCGCGCCGCTTCATGAGGCTTCGTCGCGGCAGCAGGCAGGCCATGGCGCCTATCGGTGCCTCACTCTCTTGACCTTGGCACTCCGGTATTCGGCGGTGGCATGTGTCAGGCTCGCACGCGTTTCCAGCAAGAACACCGTCACGGCTTTCTGCATAGGCAGCAGGCCTTTTCCCAAAAGCATCGTGACATAGAAACCGTGCCGCCACCGAACATGCCTAAGCACTCCACCTACTCCAGGATCATGGGACCGGGTCGAAACGCGTCGGCGTAGCAATGACGCTGCTGCACTGAGTAGGATAACCACGTGGTTCGCGCAGCGGCAGCTTATGCTGCTCGTTATCGTTCACCGCTCCGGTGACGACGCGCTTCGGCGTGCCAGCATGGGAGTCCACCGCGTGGATGGTGCGTTTGAATGTCATGTTCTCGCCTTTCGCGCTGCCATCCCGCAGGATCACTCGGCCCGGGTGACCTTTTCGGCAATGTAGCTGGCTGTCATCAGGTCCAGATGTGCCCCGCCGCCGTTCTTGAAGAGGGTGATCTCATCCACTGACTGACGCCCTTTTGCGCTGCCGGAGACGAGATCGTAAAAATCGCCCCGCACGGCCTCTTCGGTGATGACGCCATTCGCGATCAGGATCATCAGCTCGCCGATGTGGTGGATTGTGGTGTCGCGACTGTCGACAAACAGCGACGCCGATGAGATCAGCGCATCGTCCGCTTCGCGCATGTCGGCCTTGAAGGCACCGATCAGGTCCACATGGGTGCCGGGGGTGATCCATTCGGCATTAAGAACGGGCTCACGCGCCATGGTCGCGGCCGAGATTATGTCGGCCTTTGCTGCCGCAGTGGGCAGATCGGCCACCGCCGAGATCTCGATGCCGGGCAAAGTGACCGCGTTGGTCAAGGCTTCTGCCTGTTCGGTGCGGCGGGCCCAGATGTTGATGGTCCTGATCGACGGGAAGACGGCCGTGTAGGCATCGATCAGGCTGCGGGCAACGGTTCCGGCTCCGACGATCAACAGCGTCTCGCAGTCCGGCCGCGCCAGATAGGTCGCGCCCAGCACGGAGTCCACGGCGGTCTTGAGTTCGGTCACGATCCTACTGTCAATGATCGCGGCAAGTTGCCCGTGCTCAGGTTCGAACATGAACATCGCGCCCTGGATCGTGGGCAGGCCGGCGGCCGGGTTGGCGCCGAAAACCGTCACCGATTTCACGCCGAAGCCGAGCCCCTCGATGAAGGCCCCCCGGCTAAGCAACGACCCCTCGGACGGGCCGAGGAAGATGTCACCGACTTGCGCTTTCGGAAGGGCGTGACCCTCGCGCAGCGCAGCGACCGCCTCGGGCCATGTGACCAGCGGTGCGGCGTCTTCGTATTTGATCGTGCGGGGGGTGATCATGGATCTTCTCCTGAGAATTGGTCTGTTTTTGCGATGTCAGATCGGGTCCAGCCATGAGGCAGTGGACGAAACTTCTTGAAGCTCGGTCGCGCCGTTTGTCAGGGCCTGCGCAATCAGGGCACCGCAGCCAGCGGCCATGGTCCACCCCAGTTGGCCGTGGCCTGCGTTGATCCAGAGGTTGTCACATTTGCGCACACGGCCAAGGTAGGGCGGACCGGCGGGGGTGCTGGGGCGCTGGCCGGTCCAGAATTGGGCGCTGTCAGGGTCGACCGCTTTGCCGAACAGCCGCGCAACGTAGTCGCGCAAGGCGTCAAGCCGAGCCTCGGGCAGGGACAGATCATGGCTACCCGCGAACTCCGCAAACGCCGTGACACGGAGCCGACCGTCGTACCTTGCTACGGCCAGCAGCTCGGTTTCATCGACGAAGGGCAAGCGCGGGATGCGCGACGGGTCGAGGATGGTCCAGGTTCCGGAATATCCTTTGACCGGATAGATATGCGGCGCAAAGCCAAGGGCGCGCGTGAGATTGGACGTTTCCACGCCGGTGGCCAGAACGACAGCATCCGCCTTGACCTCGCCCTGATCGGTTTCGACACCGGTGATCGTGCCGCCATGCCGGGTAAAGCCTGTCACCCGGGTGTCAAACCGAAACGTCACGGCATGGTCGCGCGCCAGCACCTCGGCGGCCTGGCACGTAAACTGGTGACAATCGCCAACCGAGTCGATCGGGCTGTAAATACCCCCGGCAAGTTTGTCCGCAGCGAGGGCCAAGGCCGGTTCGCGTTCGATCAAGGACGCGCGATCCAGCACCACCATCCCGCCGTGTAGGTCAGCGTTGCCGCCTCGAACAGACGCCGCGTGTTCGCGGAACTGGTCCTCGTTCTGAAACAGGTAGAGCCCGCCTTCATGACGCACCAGATCATCCAACCCAAGCCGAATTGCCAAATCTCGGGTCACCTCGCGGCTCATCCGGCTGAGCCGTTGCAGCTTGTACGTGTTGCGGGCATGAGCCGAGGCGGTGCAGTGACACAGGAAGCGTGCGCCCCACGACCACAACGCAGGGTCCGCATATTTGGTCACCCGCACGCCAGGTTCGCGATGGGCTATGGCGCGCAGCATTGACCCGATAGCCGACGGCCCAGCCCATGCCGAAGCATGTCCTACGGCGAGAATACCCGCATTCGCACGGCTGCAGACCTCGGCCGGGCCGGTGGAGGCATCAACGACCGTCACGCGATGCCCCTGCAACGCAAGCGCCGCAGCACTGGCGACGCCGACGACACCGGCGCCGACGATGACCACATTCCGCCCTTTCATCTTTGGCCGCCCGGAGCGTAGATCCACAGGACGGACGCCGCGCCATGTGGCGCCACGACGGCATGTGGCGTCGTGCTATCAAAGGCTATCGATTCGCCCTCCTCCAGCAGATGTGGGCGACGGGAACCAAGGTGAACGGCAATGCAGCCGCTTTGTACGACGATCTGTTCGAATCCTCGATGGCTGTGCATCTCGCCGAACGAGGCGAGCGATTGGCACAATATCCGGGTGCGCAGTGTCACGAAGGGAGCGGCCCCGTCAGTATGTCCCAACACCTCGTAGTGATACTGAGCGGTCTGCAAAGTCCGCACAACGCCCGTCAGCAAACCACCCTGTGCCACATCGCGCCCACTCATCAGACCGGTGATCGTCAGGCCAAGCGCATCGCAAATTCGGACGACAACTTCGAAAGTAGGGGACATGCGCCCATTCTCGATCCTCGACAGGGAAGCCGCCGACACAGCGGCCGCGTCGGACAGGCTAGTCAACGACATGGCCTGCGTCTTTCGAGTTCGGCGTAGCACTGCGCCAAGCGGTTCGGGCTGTGACGCAGGACGGTCAAGTTTCGGGATCAGCAGATCGGCATCCATGTCTCTCTACCTTCCGGGCCTTGGGTCAAGGGAATAAAAATTTGCATATATGCAAAAATTCTAAAGGGAAAGCCATATTCCGGAGTCAGGCCACCGCGATACTATGTGCCTTGCGATATTCCGATGGAGTGAAGCCACGCTCGGATTTCGCTTGCTTTTCGGCTCTGCGCCAGCCCGCCAGCAAGCCTGATCGGCACGACCTTCAATGGACGTGTCGAGGAGGTAGCGAAAATTGGGGAGTACATTGGCGGGTGAGCGCGCGTGATCGGACAGAATACGATCTTCAAGGATGAATGCGATCAGCTGATCAATGGGTTTCAACTGACCTGAGCACGAGGTGTATGCCGCGTTTCTGGAAAGCGGGCGCACCGGAACCGGACTTTCCTTTTAGGGACGCTCTGCACACTCGGCAGGAAAGTGCGTGCTGAACAACCACTTAAAGGATGTGCTGTGGTATCGTGAAAACGGTAGATGGAAACCGTGCTGTGAGATCGCAGGTTTTGGGCAGTGCTGCACTCGAAATCATTGCACTTTGTCGAGATTAGCGGTCACGGCAAAGCGTTTCCGGGCACGCTGATCAACTCGGAGCCTAGTACGCAGGTCTTTGCGGCCCGCAAAGTTGAACCAGAGCTCCCAGCGCCGCCATTCTTGCGCTGGTCCTGCTCCACAAGATGCCCGTCTGCCGGACGTACTCCGAGGACAAAGGCCTTTTTGAAAGCTTCAGCCCCTCCGGCCAGGGCGGTGCCCATTCGGGCACGATCGAAATACCCAGTCCACGATCCACGAGGGCGGCTATAGCGTCCAAGGCGTCCAACTCCAGCCATTCCTGAACCCGCAGGTTCTGGCTGCGCAGAAACTGATCCACAATCTGGCCACCCCATTGGTTGCGATCATAGCGAATGAAGCGATAGCGGGAGAGCAGCACTGGAAGTTCCGCGCCAGGCATGTTGGCCGGGCCGATCAGGATCAGGGGCTCGTCGCGAATCATGGCCCAGTCCACGATCTTCGGGAGGGCAAAGGTGGGCTTGACGATCAGGGCAGCGTCAAGTTCGCCGCGCGTCACTTGGTGATAGAGCTCAAGGGAGGAACCCGGCTGAACGAAGTATTCGATGTTCGGCCATTGCGCGCTCAGATCCGCGATCAGGCCGGGAAGGATGCCGGTCATGGCGCTGGCGGTCGCGCCGAGACGAAGCTGGCCGGCGGGAACGCCCCGCGCAGCCACGGCCCTGAGATCCCTGGCACTCTGGACTAGGGTTTGGGCACTTTCGAGGATCGCAAGGCCCTCTTCCGTGGGCCGCACGGTTCGTCCGGCGCGGGCGACAAGCGGGTGGCCGAGGTCGGCTTCAAGAGCGAGCAGGCGCTGTGAGACCGCAGCAGGCGTGAGGTTCAGCCGCCGGGCGGCCTCGGCAATGGAGCCGCACTCTGCCACCATGATGAAACTCTGCAGGAAACGTGTGTCCATAAGATAGTTTTTCTATCATTTAAAGACAGAAACGCCAGTTTTACTTTTGTAACGGCGAGGCACTAGGCTCGGCGAGAACACTTCAAAGCCGATGAGGGCGAGAAATGAGCATCACCGCAAAATTCGAAAAGCTGGGCGTGGACGCAGCCCCGGGACAGGAAGTTCGCCTCGGTGCCGTTGCCGGCGCGCGGATGATCGGCGAGCCTCTGTCCGGCCACCCGGTGGATTTCTCCCACGGGGATGTCGATGCCCATAAACCTGCGCCAGGCGCTTTCGAGGCCTTCGAGGCGGGCGTTCAAGCGGGTGGGGCACAAGCCTATACCGAGTATCGTGGGGCGATGGCGATCCGCGAGACACTGGCCGAACAGCTGGCGGCCTTCACTGGCGCGCCGGTCGATGCGCGCGACAGGATGATCGTGACGCCGGGTACGCAGGGCGCGCTGTTCCTCGCCGTAGCCACCACGGTCGCACGCGGCGACAAAGTTGCAATCGTGCAGCCGGACTATTTTGCCAACCGCAAGCTGGTGGATTTCTTCGAGGGTGAGATGGTGCCAGTGCAGATGCACTACGCCGAAGCCAAGTCGGGCGCAGGGCTGGACTTAACGACTCTCGAAGAGGCGTTTCGGGCGGGGGCGAAGGTGTTTCTTTTTTCCAACCCGAACAACCCGGCGGGCGTGGTCTACTCAGCTGACGAGATCGGCCGCATCGCCGCGCTGGCGGGGCGCTACGGGGCGACGGTGATCGTGGACCAGCTCTATTCGCGCTTGCGTTATGCGGGGTATGACTACACCCACCTGCGGGCGCAGAAGATCGACGCAGACAACGTGGTGACGATTATGGGCCCGTCCAAGACTGAGTCGCTCAGCGGCTATCGGCTGGGCGTGGCCTTTGGCGCAGCGGCTGTGATCGAGCGGATGGAAAAGTTGCAGGCAATCGTGTCCTTGCGTGCGCCCGGCTACTGCCAGGCGGTGCTGAACACATGGTTTGCCGAGCCGGAGGGCTGGATGGCCGCGCGGATCGCGGCGCACCAGGCGATCCGGGATGACCTCGTGGCGCTGTTCCGCGACATCGACGGCTGCAGCGTGCGGGAGCCTGGGGCGGGAAGTTACCTGTTTCCGGAGTTGCCCGAGCTTTCAATTGCGCCGGGGGATTTCGTGACCGCCCTGCGGGAGCAGGCAGGGGTGACGGTCACGCCAGGGACCGAGTTCAGCCCGCACAGTGGCCGCAGCGTCAGGCTCAACTTCTCACAGGATCACGCGGCTTCGGTGGCGGCGGTAAAGCGGCTGGCAGTGCTGGTTGAGCGGTACCGGGTATGAGCGGCGGGCCCAGTCCGCAAGGCGATTACGTGGCCGCCAAACGCCACGGCGGACTGATCTACACCGCGGGGATGACGCCGCGCGAGAGCGGGCGGATGATGTTCGAGGGGCCGGTTCACTCGGGCGAGATTGAGGCGCATCGCGAGGCGGTACGACTGGCCTGCGCCAATGCGCTGCGAGCGGCGGAAGACCGCCTGGAGGTGGGCGAGGAGATCGCCGCCGTGCTGACGATGACGGTCTATGTCTGGGCCGAAGAGGGCTTTGGCGCGCACAGCAAGGTGGCCGATTTCGCTTCGGCCTACCTGCGGGAACAGCTCGGCGACCGGGGTATTTGCAGCCGCTGCGCCATCGGCGTGGCCGGTCTTCCGGGCAATGCACCGGTGGAGATCCAGTTGGTTGCGGCTCTCTGAAACACTCACCAAACGAACAACCAAGGAGGGGCACATGTCCGAGTTTGTGCTGACCGTAACCTGCGCGTCAAAACGTGGCATCGTTGCTGCGGTTTCGGGATATCTTTCCGATCATGGGTGCAACATTACCGACAGCTCGCAGTTCGACGACCGCGAAACCGGAAATTTCTTCATCAGGGTGCGGTTCAATTCCGAAACTGGTGCCCGTCTGGATGATCTCCGCAACGGTTTCACAGAGGTGGCCGCTGCTATTGGCATGACCTTCAACTTCAGTGAAGTGGCAGACAAGATGAAGGTGATCATCATGGTCTCCCGCTTCGGACATTGTTTGAACGATCTGCTCTATCGCTGGCGGATCGGGGCGCTGCCGGTGGAGATCGTTGCCGTCATCTCCAACCATCTGGATTATCAGAAGGTAGTGGTGAACCACGACATCCCGTTCCACCACATCAAGGTGACGAAAGAGAATAAGCCGCAGGCCGAGCAGCGGATCATGGACGTGGTGGAGGATACCGGCGCCGAGCTGGTGGTGCTGGCGCGCTACATGCAGGTTTTGAGCGACCAGATGTGCCAAAAGATGGCGGGGCGGATCATCAACATCCACCATTCCTTCCTGCCCAGCTTCAAGGGCGCGAACCCCTACAAGCAGGCTTTCGATCGCGGCGTGAAACTGATCGGCGCGACGGCGCATTTCGTGACCGCCGACCTCGACGAGGGGCCAATTATCGAGCAGGACACGGTGCGGGTGACCCATGCGCAGGAC carries:
- a CDS encoding helix-turn-helix domain-containing protein, translating into MDADLLIPKLDRPASQPEPLGAVLRRTRKTQAMSLTSLSDAAAVSAASLSRIENGRMSPTFEVVVRICDALGLTITGLMSGRDVAQGGLLTGVVRTLQTAQYHYEVLGHTDGAAPFVTLRTRILCQSLASFGEMHSHRGFEQIVVQSGCIAVHLGSRRPHLLEEGESIAFDSTTPHAVVAPHGAASVLWIYAPGGQR
- a CDS encoding RidA family protein, giving the protein MSGGPSPQGDYVAAKRHGGLIYTAGMTPRESGRMMFEGPVHSGEIEAHREAVRLACANALRAAEDRLEVGEEIAAVLTMTVYVWAEEGFGAHSKVADFASAYLREQLGDRGICSRCAIGVAGLPGNAPVEIQLVAAL
- a CDS encoding FAD-dependent oxidoreductase, with the protein product MKGRNVVIVGAGVVGVASAAALALQGHRVTVVDASTGPAEVCSRANAGILAVGHASAWAGPSAIGSMLRAIAHREPGVRVTKYADPALWSWGARFLCHCTASAHARNTYKLQRLSRMSREVTRDLAIRLGLDDLVRHEGGLYLFQNEDQFREHAASVRGGNADLHGGMVVLDRASLIEREPALALAADKLAGGIYSPIDSVGDCHQFTCQAAEVLARDHAVTFRFDTRVTGFTRHGGTITGVETDQGEVKADAVVLATGVETSNLTRALGFAPHIYPVKGYSGTWTILDPSRIPRLPFVDETELLAVARYDGRLRVTAFAEFAGSHDLSLPEARLDALRDYVARLFGKAVDPDSAQFWTGQRPSTPAGPPYLGRVRKCDNLWINAGHGQLGWTMAAGCGALIAQALTNGATELQEVSSTASWLDPI
- the purU gene encoding formyltetrahydrofolate deformylase, with amino-acid sequence MSEFVLTVTCASKRGIVAAVSGYLSDHGCNITDSSQFDDRETGNFFIRVRFNSETGARLDDLRNGFTEVAAAIGMTFNFSEVADKMKVIIMVSRFGHCLNDLLYRWRIGALPVEIVAVISNHLDYQKVVVNHDIPFHHIKVTKENKPQAEQRIMDVVEDTGAELVVLARYMQVLSDQMCQKMAGRIINIHHSFLPSFKGANPYKQAFDRGVKLIGATAHFVTADLDEGPIIEQDTVRVTHAQDSTDYVSLGRDVEAQVLARAIHAYVQRRIFLNGGKTVVFPASPGAMASDRMG
- a CDS encoding pyridoxal phosphate-dependent aminotransferase, with the translated sequence MSITAKFEKLGVDAAPGQEVRLGAVAGARMIGEPLSGHPVDFSHGDVDAHKPAPGAFEAFEAGVQAGGAQAYTEYRGAMAIRETLAEQLAAFTGAPVDARDRMIVTPGTQGALFLAVATTVARGDKVAIVQPDYFANRKLVDFFEGEMVPVQMHYAEAKSGAGLDLTTLEEAFRAGAKVFLFSNPNNPAGVVYSADEIGRIAALAGRYGATVIVDQLYSRLRYAGYDYTHLRAQKIDADNVVTIMGPSKTESLSGYRLGVAFGAAAVIERMEKLQAIVSLRAPGYCQAVLNTWFAEPEGWMAARIAAHQAIRDDLVALFRDIDGCSVREPGAGSYLFPELPELSIAPGDFVTALREQAGVTVTPGTEFSPHSGRSVRLNFSQDHAASVAAVKRLAVLVERYRV
- a CDS encoding LysR family transcriptional regulator, whose protein sequence is MDTRFLQSFIMVAECGSIAEAARRLNLTPAAVSQRLLALEADLGHPLVARAGRTVRPTEEGLAILESAQTLVQSARDLRAVAARGVPAGQLRLGATASAMTGILPGLIADLSAQWPNIEYFVQPGSSLELYHQVTRGELDAALIVKPTFALPKIVDWAMIRDEPLILIGPANMPGAELPVLLSRYRFIRYDRNQWGGQIVDQFLRSQNLRVQEWLELDALDAIAALVDRGLGISIVPEWAPPWPEGLKLSKRPLSSEYVRQTGILWSRTSARMAALGALVQLCGPQRPAY
- a CDS encoding ornithine cyclodeaminase family protein, which produces MITPRTIKYEDAAPLVTWPEAVAALREGHALPKAQVGDIFLGPSEGSLLSRGAFIEGLGFGVKSVTVFGANPAAGLPTIQGAMFMFEPEHGQLAAIIDSRIVTELKTAVDSVLGATYLARPDCETLLIVGAGTVARSLIDAYTAVFPSIRTINIWARRTEQAEALTNAVTLPGIEISAVADLPTAAAKADIISAATMAREPVLNAEWITPGTHVDLIGAFKADMREADDALISSASLFVDSRDTTIHHIGELMILIANGVITEEAVRGDFYDLVSGSAKGRQSVDEITLFKNGGGAHLDLMTASYIAEKVTRAE